From a single Streptomyces sp. NBC_00237 genomic region:
- the fni gene encoding type 2 isopentenyl-diphosphate Delta-isomerase, translating to MNASRKDDHVRLALAQHARNSASDGTSPDSGTGPGSHGRANQFDDVHFVHHALAGTDREKVSLVTEFAGMTWPVPLYINAMTGGSVKTGEINRDLAVAARETGLPMATGSMSPYLKDPATADTFATVRHHHPHGFVMANINALATPEQARRAVGLLEADALQIHLNTVQETVMPEGDRSFGSWPANIEAVVAAVDVPVIVKEVGFGLSGRTVRLLAGLGVAVADVAGSGGTNFAVIENTRREHADFAFLEGWGLSTPAALLDARGSGLPLLASGGVRHPLDVVRALALGAHAAGVSGLFLSTLRRDGLDALVTRIHQWLEHITALMTLLGARTPGDLKSSDLVLTGDLNNFRTQRRPAPFAPPKGT from the coding sequence GTGAACGCATCCCGCAAGGACGACCACGTGCGTCTGGCGCTGGCCCAGCATGCCCGCAACTCCGCGTCCGATGGCACCAGTCCCGATTCTGGCACTGGTCCTGGTTCCCACGGCAGGGCGAACCAGTTCGACGACGTTCACTTCGTGCACCACGCCCTCGCGGGCACGGACCGGGAGAAGGTCAGCCTCGTCACCGAATTCGCGGGTATGACCTGGCCGGTGCCGCTCTACATCAACGCGATGACCGGAGGCAGCGTCAAGACCGGTGAGATCAACCGCGACCTGGCCGTCGCCGCCCGGGAAACCGGGCTGCCGATGGCCACCGGCTCCATGAGCCCGTACCTCAAGGACCCCGCCACGGCGGACACCTTCGCGACCGTACGGCACCACCATCCGCACGGCTTCGTCATGGCCAACATCAACGCCCTCGCCACACCGGAACAGGCCCGGCGGGCCGTCGGCCTCCTGGAGGCCGACGCACTGCAGATCCACCTCAACACGGTGCAGGAGACGGTCATGCCGGAAGGCGACCGGTCCTTCGGCTCCTGGCCCGCCAACATCGAGGCGGTCGTCGCCGCCGTGGACGTGCCCGTCATCGTCAAGGAGGTCGGCTTCGGCCTCAGCGGTCGCACCGTCCGCCTGCTGGCCGGGCTGGGCGTGGCTGTTGCCGATGTGGCCGGGAGCGGCGGCACCAACTTCGCCGTCATCGAGAACACCCGCCGTGAACACGCGGACTTCGCCTTCCTCGAAGGCTGGGGTCTGAGTACGCCCGCGGCGCTCCTGGACGCGCGGGGGAGTGGTCTGCCGCTGCTCGCCTCCGGAGGCGTCCGGCATCCTCTGGACGTCGTACGCGCACTCGCTTTGGGCGCGCACGCGGCGGGCGTCTCCGGGCTTTTCCTCAGCACGCTGCGACGCGACGGCCTCGACGCTCTCGTCACCCGGATTCATCAGTGGCTGGAGCACATCACAGCCCTCATGACCCTCCTGGGAGCTCGGACACCTGGCGACCTGAAGTCCAGTGACCTCGTGCTCACCGGCGACCTGAACAACTTCCGTACGCAGCGTCGCCCAGCGCCGTTTGCCCCGCCGAAGGGAACATGA
- a CDS encoding hydroxymethylglutaryl-CoA reductase yields the protein MMTASTAPASSVPPQHRAPAGAFAPVPLRWVGPLRVSGNAAEGDIEVPLATYESPLWPSVGRGARVSRQVDGGITATLVDDRMTRSVLIETADAAAALAAVRSVDDRLDDLRALTRTTSRFARLLAVRHEICGPLLFLRFEFTTGDAAGHNMATLAADRLLAHLLETVPGTRYGSISANYCTDKKASAVNGILGRGKNVTADILIPRQTVTGLLHTTAARIEHLNVSKNLVGTVLAGGIRTANAHYANMLLGFYLATGQDAANIVEGSQGITCAQDRDGDLYFSCTLPNLIVGTTGNGKHLPAAEDALRRLGCREERPVGDNARRLAALAAATVLCGELSLMAAQTNPGELMKAHTRIERGGGDPHAH from the coding sequence ATGATGACCGCATCCACCGCGCCTGCGAGTTCCGTACCCCCGCAGCACCGTGCACCGGCGGGGGCCTTCGCACCGGTTCCCCTGCGCTGGGTCGGCCCGCTGAGGGTCTCCGGCAATGCCGCCGAAGGTGACATCGAAGTCCCCCTGGCCACCTACGAGTCGCCCTTGTGGCCCTCGGTGGGGCGCGGCGCCCGCGTCTCCCGGCAGGTGGACGGCGGCATCACGGCCACGCTGGTCGACGACCGCATGACCCGTTCCGTCCTGATCGAGACAGCGGATGCCGCTGCCGCCCTGGCAGCAGTACGTTCCGTCGACGACCGTCTCGACGACCTGCGTGCGCTCACCCGCACCACCAGTCGCTTCGCCCGCCTCCTGGCAGTGCGGCACGAGATCTGCGGCCCGTTGCTCTTCCTGCGCTTCGAGTTCACGACGGGTGACGCCGCCGGCCACAACATGGCTACCCTCGCTGCGGACAGACTCCTGGCCCACTTGCTGGAGACGGTTCCCGGCACCCGCTACGGCTCGATCTCCGCGAACTACTGCACTGACAAGAAGGCATCCGCCGTCAACGGAATCCTCGGCCGCGGCAAGAACGTCACTGCCGACATCCTCATACCCCGGCAGACCGTCACCGGCCTCCTGCACACCACCGCCGCACGCATCGAGCACCTCAACGTCAGCAAGAACCTGGTCGGTACCGTGCTGGCGGGCGGCATCCGTACCGCCAACGCCCACTACGCCAACATGCTCCTCGGGTTCTACCTGGCCACCGGTCAGGACGCCGCCAACATCGTCGAGGGCTCCCAGGGAATCACCTGCGCCCAGGACCGCGACGGTGACCTGTACTTCTCCTGCACCCTGCCCAACCTGATCGTCGGCACCACCGGCAACGGCAAGCACCTCCCTGCCGCCGAGGACGCGCTCAGGCGCCTGGGCTGCCGCGAAGAGCGCCCCGTCGGAGACAACGCCCGGCGGCTGGCGGCCCTCGCCGCCGCGACGGTCCTCTGCGGCGAGCTGTCACTGATGGCCGCCCAGACCAACCCCGGCGAACTGATGAAGGCCCACACCCGGATCGAACGCGGCGGCGGAGACCCTCATGCCCACTGA
- a CDS encoding hydroxymethylglutaryl-CoA synthase produces the protein MPTDLPVGIHDLTFRTTSLSLTHAELARHTGASLAKYHQGIGQRAMSVPAADEDIVTMAADAAAALMERHDPHKIRTLLFATETGIDQSKAAGVYVHSLLGLHPHMRVVELKQACYGAAAAVQLATALVHQNPAQQVLVVASDIARYDLDSPGEATQGAAAVAMLIAAHPALAAIDPVAGLYTRDVMDFWRPNYRTTALVDGKKSSDAYLHALDHAWADHQRRGGQALKDLYTVCYHQPFTRMAHKAHRHLLHTAGTVADHGDIDRAIAPTTTYNEIVGNSYTASVFLALASLLDGTALLDGVSIGLFSYGSGSVAEFLTARVTPGYRDFLHVAEHQRAVTLRREITYADYRRLRAHTPPVDGGHWDAPQTSPGRYRLTGIDRHQRLYASTTADR, from the coding sequence ATGCCCACTGACCTGCCGGTCGGCATCCACGACCTGACCTTCCGAACCACCAGTCTGTCCCTGACCCACGCCGAGCTCGCCCGGCACACCGGCGCCAGCCTCGCCAAGTACCACCAGGGAATCGGCCAGCGGGCCATGAGCGTCCCGGCGGCTGACGAGGACATCGTGACCATGGCCGCCGATGCCGCAGCCGCCCTGATGGAACGCCACGACCCGCACAAGATCCGCACCCTGCTGTTCGCCACGGAAACGGGCATCGACCAGTCCAAGGCAGCAGGCGTCTACGTCCATTCCCTGCTGGGCCTGCATCCCCACATGCGCGTCGTCGAACTCAAGCAGGCATGCTACGGGGCCGCCGCCGCCGTGCAACTGGCCACTGCCCTCGTCCACCAAAACCCCGCCCAGCAGGTCCTCGTCGTCGCCAGTGACATCGCCCGCTACGACCTCGACAGCCCCGGCGAAGCGACCCAGGGCGCCGCCGCGGTCGCGATGCTCATCGCCGCCCACCCCGCCCTGGCCGCGATCGACCCCGTCGCTGGCCTGTACACGCGGGACGTCATGGACTTCTGGCGGCCCAACTACCGCACCACGGCACTGGTCGACGGAAAGAAGTCCTCCGACGCCTACCTCCACGCCCTGGACCACGCCTGGGCCGACCACCAACGGCGTGGCGGACAGGCCCTCAAGGACCTGTACACCGTCTGCTACCACCAGCCCTTCACACGGATGGCCCACAAAGCGCACCGGCATCTGCTGCACACGGCGGGCACCGTCGCCGACCACGGCGACATCGACCGGGCCATCGCGCCGACCACTACGTACAACGAGATCGTGGGCAACAGCTACACCGCTTCGGTGTTCCTGGCCCTGGCGTCCCTCCTGGACGGCACCGCGCTCCTCGACGGGGTCTCCATCGGTCTCTTCAGTTACGGGTCCGGCAGCGTGGCGGAATTCCTCACCGCCCGTGTCACCCCCGGCTACCGGGACTTCCTCCACGTCGCGGAACACCAGCGGGCCGTCACTCTGCGCCGCGAGATCACCTACGCGGACTACCGGCGGCTCCGTGCTCACACACCGCCCGTCGACGGCGGGCACTGGGACGCCCCTCAGACCTCTCCGGGACGCTATCGGCTGACCGGAATTGATCGACACCAGCGGCTCTACGCGTCCACCACCGCGGATCGCTAG
- a CDS encoding transposase produces MTERRACPPASGPFEAYVARSDDLLAALAALAALARRRGLREYLTALLVPRDRNKTLTCLAGAKPVTGSQNAAVQRSQFLPPESTWDDALVNDRRLQLIRADLATAPHDQEVLVIEDSGDHKDGTATAHVGRLLLRRLGKTDNGIVTVTTVWTNGRIRVGLFVLAKDLALDSREVKFPQRECETAQAALELPREEPDLVAYLWSRRKAGMSARVG; encoded by the coding sequence ATGACCGAGCGACGTGCCTGCCCGCCTGCCTCGGGCCCGTTTGAGGCGTACGTGGCCCGTTCTGATGATCTGCTGGCCGCGCTGGCCGCGCTGGCCGCGCTGGCCCGGCGGCGCGGCCTGCGCGAGTACCTCACCGCTCTGCTGGTGCCGCGCGACCGCAACAAGACGCTGACCTGTCTGGCCGGTGCGAAGCCGGTGACCGGCTCGCAGAACGCGGCCGTGCAGCGATCCCAGTTCCTCCCGCCGGAGTCCACCTGGGACGACGCGTTGGTCAACGACCGGCGCCTGCAGCTGATCCGTGCCGATCTGGCGACCGCCCCACATGATCAGGAGGTACTGGTCATCGAGGATTCCGGTGACCACAAGGACGGCACCGCTACCGCGCACGTGGGTCGCCTGTTACTGCGCCGACTGGGCAAGACCGACAACGGGATCGTCACGGTCACCACGGTGTGGACCAACGGGCGGATCAGGGTCGGGCTCTTCGTCCTAGCTAAGGATCTGGCCCTTGATTCCCGCGAGGTCAAGTTCCCACAGCGTGAGTGTGAGACCGCACAGGCGGCACTCGAACTGCCGCGGGAGGAACCGGATCTGGTCGCTTACTTGTGGTCCCGGAGGAAGGCCGGGATGTCGGCTCGGGTCGGGTAG
- a CDS encoding alpha/beta fold hydrolase, whose translation MPPSVIRPLHPVRRLLAATAAVAGLVAFFLALTAATDGAGSGFVAWSATVGIAVLAALWRGRRRSWRGRLVPFLPVLVAAALTLSVCVPTVPTTRHRPPALSFVTAEHWRLTTGSRVAVYHYPPTGNTPRQRVPLVYLNGGPVRGISVLDHRFLQRLAGQGYDVYAYEQAGGGRSDLLPMGQYSITRSVHDLGALVSRLGKGRADVLGFSSGAVVLTRALADPAIADHLRRAVIAEPGPMDGPTARMAEQKGRPSAHGIAPAMTGPRSTHIPRYAVAFGLMRLGLLSPDNGLVGQAEGDNAFTAADLGSDTASAYCARDAHRIPVEDTAENFSFSAAASLRIQQTIKDSPSIAPQLRRSRTPAMLMIAECSSQARQWQTAVLADNPAIQRTQYMPGVGHHMWNGLGDNDQRAAAAITAFLQDKPAPLPDYPTRADIPAFLRDHK comes from the coding sequence ATGCCACCGTCCGTCATACGTCCCCTGCACCCTGTCCGCCGCCTGCTGGCGGCCACCGCCGCGGTGGCGGGCCTCGTCGCCTTCTTCCTGGCGCTGACCGCCGCCACCGACGGCGCGGGCTCGGGATTCGTCGCCTGGTCCGCGACGGTCGGCATCGCGGTCCTCGCAGCGCTGTGGCGGGGCCGCCGCCGTTCTTGGCGGGGGCGGCTGGTGCCCTTCCTGCCGGTGCTCGTCGCAGCGGCCCTGACGCTGTCGGTGTGCGTCCCCACCGTCCCCACGACGCGCCACCGCCCGCCCGCCCTGTCGTTCGTGACCGCCGAGCACTGGCGCCTGACCACCGGCAGCCGGGTCGCGGTCTACCACTACCCGCCCACCGGCAACACCCCCCGGCAGCGCGTCCCGCTCGTCTACCTCAACGGCGGCCCGGTGCGCGGCATCTCCGTGCTCGACCACCGCTTCCTGCAGCGGCTCGCGGGACAGGGCTACGACGTGTACGCCTACGAACAGGCCGGTGGTGGACGCAGCGACCTGCTGCCCATGGGCCAGTACTCGATCACCCGGTCCGTCCACGACCTGGGCGCCCTCGTCAGCAGACTCGGCAAGGGCCGCGCCGACGTACTGGGATTCTCCTCAGGCGCGGTCGTGCTCACCCGCGCGCTGGCCGACCCGGCCATCGCCGACCACCTGCGCCGGGCGGTCATCGCCGAGCCGGGCCCGATGGACGGCCCCACCGCCCGGATGGCCGAACAGAAGGGCCGGCCATCGGCCCACGGCATCGCACCGGCCATGACCGGCCCGCGCTCCACACACATCCCGCGGTACGCGGTCGCCTTCGGCCTCATGCGGCTCGGACTGCTCAGCCCGGACAACGGACTGGTAGGGCAGGCGGAGGGCGACAACGCCTTCACCGCCGCCGATCTCGGCAGCGACACCGCGTCCGCCTACTGCGCGCGGGACGCGCACCGCATCCCGGTCGAGGACACTGCGGAGAACTTCTCCTTCAGCGCCGCCGCCAGCCTCCGCATCCAGCAAACGATCAAAGACTCCCCCTCCATCGCCCCGCAGCTCAGGCGCTCCCGGACACCCGCGATGCTGATGATCGCCGAGTGCTCCTCCCAGGCCCGGCAGTGGCAGACAGCCGTCCTCGCGGACAACCCCGCCATCCAGCGCACCCAGTACATGCCCGGCGTCGGCCACCACATGTGGAACGGCCTGGGTGACAACGACCAACGAGCAGCCGCCGCCATCACCGCGTTCCTCCAAGACAAGCCCGCACCGCTGCCCGACTACCCGACCCGAGCCGACATCCCGGCCTTCCTCCGGGACCACAAGTAA
- a CDS encoding TetR/AcrR family transcriptional regulator → MGRPRTNDAAVRERLVACATEMFATRSQESVTVRALATAAGTSTAAVYTLFQGKDGLIREVREQAVTGLFQDLTAVPGSEAALEDLYALAVAYRQWGREHRHLYAVLFGGAQSFVPSTWVGDRDPVRPLVAAIDRAVADRILAGDTTLIAVSLWVALHGLVTLELAGGLNGTAAETAFRSTIDAVLRGWATPAAFPGLRRPDPAL, encoded by the coding sequence ATGGGAAGGCCGAGAACGAATGACGCCGCCGTCAGAGAACGGCTTGTCGCCTGCGCGACCGAGATGTTCGCCACCCGCTCCCAGGAGTCGGTCACCGTCCGCGCGCTGGCCACCGCCGCCGGAACGTCGACGGCGGCGGTGTACACCTTGTTCCAGGGCAAGGACGGACTGATCCGAGAGGTGCGCGAGCAGGCGGTTACCGGCCTGTTCCAGGACCTGACGGCCGTTCCCGGCTCGGAGGCCGCCCTGGAGGATCTGTACGCGCTGGCCGTGGCGTATCGCCAGTGGGGGCGCGAACACCGCCACCTGTACGCGGTGTTGTTCGGGGGTGCACAGTCCTTCGTACCGTCGACGTGGGTCGGCGACCGAGACCCGGTGCGACCGCTTGTCGCGGCGATCGACCGTGCCGTGGCGGACCGGATCCTCGCGGGCGACACCACACTGATCGCCGTCTCGTTGTGGGTCGCCCTGCACGGACTCGTGACCCTCGAACTGGCCGGCGGCCTCAACGGCACCGCAGCCGAGACCGCGTTCCGGTCAACGATCGATGCCGTACTGCGCGGCTGGGCAACCCCCGCCGCCTTCCCTGGCCTTCGCCGCCCAGACCCGGCGCTGTGA
- a CDS encoding RNA polymerase sigma factor: MDDDVRPWDAAAPLVRAARCGDALAMDDLLKLVTPYVTRLCTPIAPADTADAVQESLLAVFRGLRGLRDPQAFYGWVRAVTVREAVRVARRTAGETPADPEEIARLRDLLPGVGNELTAEVRDLLARLPVQHRTVLVLRELEGLDERTMAELLGVPEGTVKSRLNRARSSFRKAWTR; the protein is encoded by the coding sequence ATGGATGACGACGTGCGGCCCTGGGACGCAGCGGCGCCGCTCGTACGGGCCGCACGGTGTGGCGACGCCCTCGCCATGGACGACCTGCTGAAGCTGGTGACGCCGTACGTCACCCGGCTGTGCACCCCGATCGCCCCGGCCGACACCGCGGACGCCGTGCAGGAATCCCTTCTCGCGGTGTTCCGGGGGCTGCGCGGACTGCGGGACCCGCAGGCGTTCTACGGGTGGGTGCGTGCGGTCACCGTGCGGGAGGCTGTCCGTGTGGCGCGGCGCACCGCAGGCGAGACGCCCGCCGACCCCGAGGAGATTGCCCGGCTGCGGGACCTGCTGCCTGGCGTCGGCAATGAACTGACCGCAGAAGTTCGGGACTTGCTTGCCCGACTGCCCGTCCAGCACCGCACCGTACTCGTACTGCGGGAACTCGAAGGACTGGACGAGCGGACGATGGCCGAGCTGCTCGGCGTACCCGAGGGCACCGTGAAGTCACGGCTGAACAGGGCCCGTTCCTCCTTCCGGAAGGCGTGGACACGGTGA
- a CDS encoding alpha/beta fold hydrolase — protein MINSDRPMPPLEGAEHRWVTVRGARLHIAESGSGEPVVLLHGFPQHWYAWRALVPLLADGHRLICVDLRGFGWSEQTRRGYDTDGLGDDVLALLDALGLDRVTLVGHNWGAGVGFRLCQRAPERFRAFLALNMAHPWTRHRDVLPNLWRMWFTAFIEYPMLGRLVLRHWPAFTRYLLRRAVADPTAWRDADLAEFTEAAQASAHAWQAMFWQYVVRDIPAGFRGTHRRRRLAVPTLVLGGEHDPVIPPALLRGDDPNADDLTVRVVPGAGHHLHEERPELVAEALRKLIAGAS, from the coding sequence ATGATCAACAGCGATCGTCCCATGCCCCCGCTGGAAGGGGCCGAGCACCGGTGGGTGACGGTCCGCGGGGCCCGGCTGCACATCGCCGAGTCCGGCAGCGGTGAGCCCGTCGTGCTGCTGCACGGTTTCCCGCAGCACTGGTACGCGTGGCGCGCGCTCGTCCCGCTGCTCGCCGACGGCCACCGGCTGATCTGCGTCGATCTGCGCGGCTTCGGCTGGTCGGAGCAGACCAGGCGCGGTTACGACACGGACGGGCTCGGCGACGACGTACTTGCGCTCCTTGACGCGCTCGGCCTCGACCGGGTGACCCTGGTCGGGCACAACTGGGGTGCCGGGGTGGGCTTCCGGCTCTGCCAACGGGCCCCGGAGCGGTTCCGTGCCTTCCTGGCGCTGAACATGGCACACCCGTGGACGCGCCACCGCGACGTCCTGCCGAATCTGTGGCGGATGTGGTTCACCGCCTTCATCGAGTACCCGATGCTCGGACGGCTGGTCCTGCGGCACTGGCCGGCCTTCACCCGGTATCTGCTGCGACGCGCGGTCGCCGACCCGACGGCGTGGCGGGACGCGGATCTCGCGGAGTTCACCGAGGCGGCACAGGCATCGGCCCATGCCTGGCAGGCGATGTTCTGGCAGTACGTCGTGCGGGACATCCCGGCGGGCTTCCGGGGCACCCACCGCCGACGGCGGCTGGCCGTCCCGACGCTGGTCCTGGGCGGCGAGCACGACCCGGTGATCCCGCCTGCTCTGCTGCGCGGCGACGATCCGAACGCAGACGATCTGACCGTACGGGTGGTGCCAGGTGCGGGGCACCACCTGCACGAGGAACGGCCGGAGTTGGTGGCCGAGGCCCTGCGGAAACTCATCGCCGGGGCCAGCTGA
- a CDS encoding ANTAR domain-containing protein, with amino-acid sequence MQREVADLRWALESRPVIDMAHGVLMAACQCTASQAWQILVEISQHTNIKLRAVGQHIVDSTNGPPPPGPVRDTLQRAAARHTPTPASAHPTSRRAD; translated from the coding sequence CTGCAAAGGGAAGTAGCCGACCTGCGATGGGCTCTGGAATCACGCCCGGTCATCGACATGGCCCACGGAGTCCTGATGGCCGCCTGCCAGTGCACCGCCTCCCAGGCATGGCAGATCCTCGTCGAGATCTCCCAGCACACCAACATCAAACTCCGGGCCGTCGGGCAGCACATCGTCGACAGCACCAACGGCCCGCCCCCGCCCGGCCCCGTACGCGACACACTCCAACGGGCTGCCGCCCGTCACACACCAACGCCCGCCTCCGCCCACCCAACGAGCCGCCGAGCTGACTAG
- a CDS encoding IS3 family transposase (programmed frameshift), which yields MARPSSYPPELRKRAVRMVAEIRGDYPNESAALRAVAQKLGIGSAETLRNWVKRDEVDSGQRPGTTTEESAQIKAMKKEIAELKRANDILKAAAKFLRGRARPATHALVAFIDEHRARFGGVEPICRVLTEHDCKIAPSTYYAHHKRLRAPSARTVRDAELKPLIRQIFVSNYRVYGARKVWRELHRQGHIVARCTVERLMRELGVAGAVRGKKIITTIPDSSVERAPDLLDRNFVAPAPNRCWVADFTHVKTWSGVVYVAFVVDTFSRRIVGWSAATSKETRLVLDALDMALWQRDRDKQPYQRGELIHHSDAGSQYTSFRLAEHLDAAGIAASIGSVGDAYDNALMESTIGLFKTELIKPGRPWRTLSHVELATAEWIDWYCHRRLHGEIGHIPPVEYETNYYRKTPKSQVTTTI from the exons ATGGCACGCCCTTCCTCCTATCCCCCTGAGCTGCGGAAACGAGCGGTCCGTATGGTCGCCGAGATCCGCGGTGACTATCCGAACGAGTCGGCCGCTTTGAGGGCCGTCGCCCAGAAACTCGGGATCGGTTCGGCCGAGACCCTGCGGAACTGGGTGAAGCGGGACGAGGTCGACTCCGGTCAGCGGCCGGGGACGACCACGGAGGAGTCCGCGCAGATCAAGGCGATGAAGAAGGAGATCGCCGAACTGAAGCGGGCGAACGACATCCTGAAGGCCGCGGCGA AGTTTCTTCGCGGCCGAGCTCGACCGGCCACACACGCGCTCGTAGCGTTCATCGACGAGCACCGGGCCCGCTTCGGCGGTGTCGAGCCGATCTGCCGCGTGCTCACCGAGCACGACTGCAAGATCGCCCCGTCCACCTATTACGCCCACCACAAACGACTCCGGGCCCCGTCGGCCCGCACCGTCCGCGACGCCGAACTGAAGCCGCTCATCCGGCAGATCTTCGTGTCCAACTACCGTGTCTACGGCGCCAGGAAGGTCTGGCGTGAGCTGCACCGACAAGGTCACATCGTGGCCCGGTGCACCGTCGAACGCCTCATGCGCGAGCTGGGCGTCGCCGGTGCTGTCCGGGGAAAGAAGATCATCACCACCATCCCGGACAGTTCCGTGGAACGGGCACCGGACCTGCTGGACCGCAACTTCGTCGCGCCGGCCCCCAACCGCTGCTGGGTCGCTGACTTCACCCACGTCAAGACCTGGTCCGGCGTCGTCTACGTCGCGTTCGTCGTCGACACCTTCTCCCGCCGGATCGTCGGCTGGTCAGCCGCCACGTCGAAGGAGACCAGGCTCGTCCTGGACGCCCTGGACATGGCCCTGTGGCAACGTGACCGCGATAAACAGCCTTACCAGCGGGGCGAGTTGATACATCATTCCGATGCCGGGTCGCAATACACGAGTTTTCGGCTCGCCGAGCACCTGGACGCCGCCGGCATCGCGGCCTCCATCGGTTCGGTCGGCGACGCCTACGACAACGCCCTCATGGAGTCCACGATCGGCCTGTTCAAGACCGAGCTGATCAAGCCCGGCCGACCTTGGCGAACCCTTTCGCATGTCGAACTCGCCACCGCCGAATGGATCGACTGGTACTGCCACCGCCGACTCCACGGTGAAATAGGGCACATCCCACCCGTCGAATACGAGACCAACTACTACCGCAAAACCCCGAAATCCCAGGTCACAACCACAATCTAG
- a CDS encoding GAF and ANTAR domain-containing protein translates to MEKVLAAAAGDPAGLAARMCAALADGLSAAGAGMSLLPDTTARQLLCASTAEALRLEELQFETAEGPCVTAARTGRPVVVADLTHEVTAWPVFGTLVREQLPGVQAIHAFPLALAGRVLGCADVFFHRPTPLDPVLHARATAATTVITATLLRAYADLPTSLEGDAPWESGPQASTHWTSAYHAVGVLAERLHISADEALARIRAQAFRTGEPLPQIAAQLLADAGGTPE, encoded by the coding sequence ATGGAGAAGGTACTCGCGGCAGCGGCGGGCGACCCGGCCGGCTTGGCTGCCCGGATGTGTGCAGCCCTCGCCGACGGGCTGTCAGCGGCCGGGGCAGGGATGTCGCTGCTCCCCGACACGACCGCCCGCCAGCTGCTGTGCGCATCCACCGCGGAAGCGCTGCGGCTGGAAGAGCTGCAGTTCGAGACCGCGGAAGGCCCCTGCGTCACCGCGGCCCGGACCGGCAGGCCGGTCGTCGTCGCCGACCTCACCCACGAGGTGACCGCCTGGCCGGTCTTCGGCACCCTGGTGCGCGAGCAGCTGCCCGGCGTTCAGGCGATCCACGCATTCCCGCTGGCTCTGGCCGGTCGGGTGCTCGGCTGCGCCGACGTCTTCTTCCACCGGCCCACCCCACTCGACCCGGTCCTGCACGCCCGAGCAACCGCCGCCACCACCGTAATTACGGCGACTCTCCTGCGCGCCTATGCCGACCTTCCCACCAGTCTGGAAGGCGACGCCCCGTGGGAATCGGGGCCTCAGGCCAGCACGCACTGGACGTCCGCCTACCACGCGGTCGGCGTCCTCGCGGAGCGCCTGCACATCAGCGCCGACGAAGCACTGGCCCGTATCCGTGCCCAGGCATTCCGTACGGGGGAGCCGCTTCCCCAGATCGCAGCCCAGCTCCTCGCCGACGCTGGCGGAACACCAGAATGA
- a CDS encoding GAF and ANTAR domain-containing protein gives MISDPMAALLRRLNTADPTVADDCARVLGADGLAVSALLEGGAREVIWATPGLGTRFEELQFTLGEGPGPDAARTGTVSLTGDLRAMPVQRWPALLPALSDDPVGSVFCFPLNLGAITVGVLTLTQETPGVLDAQQWDDATVLAAALTSLLLDGDRHRLESLTTASTQAVLRQAAVHQATGMMSVQLGVPLSEALLHLRAHAYRHNAPLGDIASDVVARRLRFPQPTPTHGPTVPEDPKDDV, from the coding sequence GTGATCAGTGACCCGATGGCCGCACTGCTGCGCCGCCTGAACACCGCCGACCCCACCGTGGCCGACGACTGCGCCCGCGTACTTGGAGCCGACGGGCTCGCCGTCTCCGCCCTCCTGGAGGGTGGTGCCCGCGAAGTCATCTGGGCCACCCCCGGGCTCGGCACCCGGTTCGAGGAACTCCAGTTCACCCTGGGCGAGGGACCGGGCCCCGACGCCGCCCGCACCGGCACGGTCTCCCTGACCGGTGACCTACGGGCCATGCCCGTTCAGCGGTGGCCCGCCCTGCTGCCCGCCCTCAGTGACGACCCGGTCGGCTCGGTGTTCTGCTTCCCCCTGAACCTTGGCGCGATCACTGTGGGCGTCCTCACCCTGACACAGGAGACTCCCGGTGTGCTGGACGCCCAGCAATGGGACGATGCGACAGTCCTGGCGGCCGCCCTGACGAGCCTGCTGCTGGACGGCGACCGTCACCGCCTGGAATCCCTCACCACGGCGTCCACGCAGGCGGTGCTGCGACAGGCGGCCGTGCACCAGGCCACAGGAATGATGAGCGTGCAGCTCGGCGTGCCGTTGAGCGAGGCCCTGCTGCACCTGCGCGCCCACGCCTACCGCCACAACGCCCCCCTCGGCGACATCGCCTCCGACGTCGTGGCCCGCCGCCTGCGCTTCCCCCAACCCACGCCCACCCACGGGCCCACCGTGCCCGAAGACCCGAAGGATGATGTCTGA